The Geotrypetes seraphini chromosome 8, aGeoSer1.1, whole genome shotgun sequence genome includes a region encoding these proteins:
- the SNRNP35 gene encoding U11/U12 small nuclear ribonucleoprotein 35 kDa protein — MKEWTPIAKDYNPLKAGSIDGTDEEPHDRAIWRAILARYAPNKGVGGDPHLTLFVSRLGLQTNEEKLKEVFSRYGDIRRIRLVKDLVTGFSKGYAFIEFKDERSLLKAYRDANKLVIDQHEVFVDFELERTLGGWIPRRLGGGFGGKKESGQLRFGGRDRPFRKPINLPAMKNNFYAEGHRERSRSRERAREWRERDHERNRDRRWQERGRTQTLGENERDREKDLKDERTPIREKKDRDRQRKDKKRERSRDRDHRK; from the coding sequence ATGAAAGAATGGACACCTATTGCAAAGGATTATAATCCTTTGAAGGCTGGAAGTATTGATGGGACAGATGAGGAACCCCATGATCGTGCTATCTGGAGGGCAATATTGGCACGCTATGCCCCCAATAAAGGAGTTGGTGGAGACCCACATCTCACCCTTTTTGTGTCAAGATTAGGTCTACAGACAAATGAAGAAAAGTTAAAAGAAGTCTTCTCTAGATATGGAGACATTCGGAGGATACGTCTTGTGAAGGACTTGGTCACTGGTTTCTCAAAGGGCTATGCATTCATAGAATTTAAAGATGAGCGTTCTTTGCTGAAAGCATACAGGGATGCCAATAAGTTAGTGATTGATCAGCATGAAGTATTTGTAGATTTTGAACTGGAGAGAACACTCGGTGGTTGGATTCCGCGGAGACTTGGGGGTGGTTTTGGAGGTAAAAAGGAATCTGGGCAACTGAGGTTTGGAGGTCGTGACAGACCTTTCCGGAAACCCATCAACTTGCCAGCTATGAAAAACAATTTTTATGCAGAGGGACACCGTGAGAGGTCTCGTTCTAGAGAGAGAGCTagagaatggagagagagagatcatgAAAGAAACAGAGACAGAAGGTGGCAAGAGAGAGGAAGAACACAAACGTTGGGTGAAAATGAAAGAGATAGAGAAAAGGACCTGAAAGATGAAAGAACACCtattagagaaaaaaaagacagagacaggcaaagaaaagataagaaaagggaaagaagCAGAGACCGGGATCATAGAAAGTAA